CGTGCATGAGGCGTCGGTGGGCGAAGCGGACCACCAGGATCCCGATGCCTGCCACCAGAGCATCGCGGCGCAGGTCGATCTCACGCTGGCGTGGGTCGCCGTGGGTGGTGGCCCCGTCGAGTTCGATGTTGACCCGCTCCCGCTCGGCGAACATGTCGAGGTACACCGTGCGCGGCCCAACTCGGACCGGCATCTGTCGGCGGAACACCGGCATCCCCGGACCGGTGAACACGTGTTCGTGTCCCCAGATCTCCAGCGGGCTCCGGCAGCCGTCGGCGAGCCTCGCCAGGAGTGTCCGGAACGCCGCCCGGTCTGTCAGCCTCGGTGCGCTCCCCAGGGCCACTCGTAGCCGCTCGGGGGTCGTCAGCCATTCGTTGACCGCCCGGATCACGGGTGCCCGCCGCTCGGCGGGTGGCAGTGCCGGCCACGAGTCGACGAGCGCGTGTTCCAGGCGGGTGACCGTCAGGCCCTGCCGCACCACCACGTGCGGCGGTGCGATGAGCAGGCCGCGTCGTCGATGCACGACCACCCCGGGTCGGGTGCGCAGATTGGCGGACGTCGGTGTGCTCAGGTGGACGAGGTCGCCCACAGCCGGCGGACGCAGCCCCCACGCGCCGAGCGCGCTGACGTGACTGAGCGCGCCGCGGCCGCCCGCCCAGGCGAGGGCCGCGCGATGACCCAGAGCCGGGTCGAGCCGACTGAGGGCAGGGGCGCCGGGCCGACCACCGACGAGATGTGCCGCCACGAACACCTCGGGCAGCACTCGCACCAACTCACCGTTACGGCAAGCCGACTCCAACGTCCACGACGGCACCACCTGCCGGGCAGCTCCGAGCGTCACCAGCCCGCCGCCAAGCTCCACCAGCTCCCGAAGCACCGAATTCACACCATGGACCGTTCAGCCTCACCCCAACCCGAGGCAACCACGCCACTCACCCCACTGTGGACAGCAGGCAACCTGTGGACGGCGA
This portion of the Micromonospora zamorensis genome encodes:
- a CDS encoding endonuclease domain-containing protein gives rise to the protein MNSVLRELVELGGGLVTLGAARQVVPSWTLESACRNGELVRVLPEVFVAAHLVGGRPGAPALSRLDPALGHRAALAWAGGRGALSHVSALGAWGLRPPAVGDLVHLSTPTSANLRTRPGVVVHRRRGLLIAPPHVVVRQGLTVTRLEHALVDSWPALPPAERRAPVIRAVNEWLTTPERLRVALGSAPRLTDRAAFRTLLARLADGCRSPLEIWGHEHVFTGPGMPVFRRQMPVRVGPRTVYLDMFAERERVNIELDGATTHGDPRQREIDLRRDALVAGIGILVVRFAHRRLMHDVDEVRRETLAILATRRA